One Rhizobium bangladeshense DNA window includes the following coding sequences:
- a CDS encoding Tim44 domain-containing protein: MPGAVSRFAKIAAIAVLTSATVFASLGDAEARRAGSSGFGSRGTRTFQAPPATQTAPTTAAPIERSMTPRPQTTAPATAQQPLGAQRPGFFNGFGRSMIGGLIAGGLLGMLLGHGFGGGFGFLGMLLQIALIGGAIMLAMRYFASRRQPSYGVSGQSRSFGQSFNMSPGNNSSFRIPAIGSGAGYGGQSRGGNRPSDEIGLAQADLDQFEELLTSVQTAYGAEDYGTLRRLTTPEAMSYLAEELGENATNGVRNRVSDVKLLQGDIAEAWREDRQEYATLAMRYSSIDAMVERDSGRVVSGDNRHPSESTEIWTFVRKPGSDWKLAAIQGTGQRAA, from the coding sequence ATGCCGGGTGCCGTTTCGCGTTTTGCCAAGATTGCGGCGATTGCCGTACTGACGAGCGCTACCGTTTTTGCTTCGCTCGGTGATGCCGAGGCCCGCCGCGCCGGCAGCTCCGGTTTCGGTAGCCGCGGCACGCGCACTTTCCAGGCTCCGCCTGCCACCCAGACCGCGCCGACTACTGCTGCGCCGATCGAACGGTCGATGACGCCGCGCCCGCAGACGACTGCGCCTGCTACGGCACAGCAGCCGCTCGGCGCCCAGCGGCCCGGTTTCTTCAACGGCTTCGGCCGTTCGATGATCGGCGGCCTGATTGCCGGCGGCCTGCTCGGCATGTTGCTCGGCCACGGTTTCGGCGGCGGCTTCGGCTTCCTCGGCATGCTGTTGCAGATCGCTTTGATCGGCGGCGCCATCATGCTTGCCATGCGGTATTTCGCCAGCCGCCGTCAGCCTTCTTACGGCGTCAGCGGCCAGAGTCGATCCTTCGGCCAGTCCTTCAACATGTCGCCCGGGAACAATTCGTCGTTCCGGATCCCGGCGATCGGTTCGGGCGCCGGCTACGGCGGACAGTCGCGCGGCGGCAATCGCCCCAGCGACGAGATCGGGCTGGCGCAGGCCGATCTGGATCAATTCGAGGAATTGCTGACGAGCGTGCAGACCGCCTACGGCGCCGAAGACTACGGCACGTTGCGCCGGCTGACGACGCCCGAGGCAATGTCCTACCTTGCCGAAGAACTCGGCGAAAACGCCACCAACGGCGTGCGCAACCGCGTCTCCGACGTCAAGCTGCTGCAGGGCGATATCGCCGAAGCGTGGCGCGAGGACCGCCAGGAATATGCGACCCTCGCCATGCGTTACTCCTCGATCGACGCCATGGTCGAACGTGACAGCGGCCGTGTCGTTTCCGGCGACAACCGTCATCCGAGCGAAAGCACCGAGATCTGGACCTTCGTGCGCAAGCCGGGCTCGGACTGGAAGCTCGCTGCGATCCAGGGCACTGGCCAGCGCGCAGCTTAG